The following nucleotide sequence is from Desulfovibrio sp. JC022.
GCGGCTTACAGGCAACCCTGCGGCTAATCATATAGACCTCACCTTCTGGACTATTTGCCGTTGAGTCTGACCTATTTCTCTAAGCAGCTTCTCAGCCGCTTTTCGATTGTCGTCATCGTCCAGAATCAGCATTTTTAAAAGACCACCCAGACGGCCTTGATCTCCATTAAGCTTCAGAAGCTCCCGGCGGGTCTGTTGATCCGTGCTGCTTCTGATTTCATGGCCCAGACATACCGCCTTGGTAAACGCAGATAGAGACAAACTACACTGCTCTGCGCTTGAACAGATTTGCTCATATTCCTTTTCCGAAACATAGGTTTTGATAACTTTCTTTTTGCTGGGCACGAATCACTTTTCCTCACGATTGTCTTATCAATTGCGTTGAACCGAAGGTGAATAAGCCACCCTCAGTCCAAGGCTGAGCAGGACGTAAGGTACACCGCTTTGAAAAAGTGGGCCTACCTTACCTGTCCTGCCTTCGGACACCATGAGAAACTATGCCATTTTTTGATATTCAGGAAGGAGGTCTTCGAAAATTCATAATCATATCAATTAATAAAACATGGAACCAAACGAAATCAAACAGAATCAAAATTTCTCAAAAAATATCATTCAGTATCAAAAAATATCATAATTCGAACTGCAAATCTCAATACACACACAGTTCTGATTTAAATTACCCCAAAATATAAACCATATACTTTTAACAACTAATATTTTAATAAGTACCTAAACAACGGAAATTTCGTTCCCCTAAAAGAAGCGAGGATGCTGATTTTTCTTAAGCATCCTTGTTTCTTCATATTCTTTCGCAATTAGAAGTTCTTCCTAACAAGCTAGCTCACGCCGGGACAGGGGATTGTGCACGCCCGGTTGATCCATCTCAATCGCTTGACCTTTCTATTTAGAAATTGCCTTCGCATTTCCCGTAAGGTAAACCGGACGAAAGGCCGCAAGCTGGCAACAGCCTGTTGCCAAATTACAAAAAATCACCCAGCAAATAAAAATGGCACAGCTTGTGCCACTTTTGAGAGATAGTCATGGATTACACACAGTTTAAAAAAGCGATCCTCCGCTTTGAGGAAATGCTCCGTAAATACAACGAAGGTTCAGCCGATCTTGACGAGATAACCAAGGACGCTGTTCAGGATTCATTGGTCAAACGTTTTGAATACACGCTGGAACTGGCTTGGAAAAGCTGCAAACGGCACCTGTTTGAAGAAGGATACGTTGAAGTAAAAACCATGGGTCCGAAGCCGATGATGCGCTTCGCTTTCACTGCGGATCTTATCGCCAATGTTGACAACTGGATCGGATACATCAATGCCCGCAATGACACCTCGCACGATTATTCCGGCGACAAGGCAGACGCCATTTTGGATATTGTAGATGATTTCTATGATGATGTGGTCGATCTATACGAGAAGATTTCAAAGGAAACATGGGAATAATGCCGAAAATTGACGTCAGCCCTGCACAGCTGAAAATAATCCTTTCGCTGATTGAAACCCACCTGCCGAACACCACTGTCTGGGCATATGGTTCCCGCGCCACAGGATCTGCCCGCCCGCAGTCAGATCTGGACCTTGTGGCCTTTGCTTCTGCTGATCAGAAAAAAGCAATTTATGCCCTGAAAGAGGCATTTGAAGAAAGTGATCTACCTTTTATAGT
It contains:
- a CDS encoding conjugal transfer protein TraJ — encoded protein: MPSKKKVIKTYVSEKEYEQICSSAEQCSLSLSAFTKAVCLGHEIRSSTDQQTRRELLKLNGDQGRLGGLLKMLILDDDDNRKAAEKLLREIGQTQRQIVQKVRSI
- a CDS encoding HI0074 family nucleotidyltransferase substrate-binding subunit, whose product is MDYTQFKKAILRFEEMLRKYNEGSADLDEITKDAVQDSLVKRFEYTLELAWKSCKRHLFEEGYVEVKTMGPKPMMRFAFTADLIANVDNWIGYINARNDTSHDYSGDKADAILDIVDDFYDDVVDLYEKISKETWE
- a CDS encoding nucleotidyltransferase family protein, coding for MPKIDVSPAQLKIILSLIETHLPNTTVWAYGSRATGSARPQSDLDLVAFASADQKKAIYALKEAFEESDLPFIVDLFVWNSVPDEFRGNVERERIVLVEG